In the Dermochelys coriacea isolate rDerCor1 chromosome 25, rDerCor1.pri.v4, whole genome shotgun sequence genome, one interval contains:
- the MADCAM1 gene encoding mucosal addressin cell adhesion molecule 1 yields the protein MGLLGRKRSAPGRVHPAGWCFLRNSCLQISVREEISWSENISMEPTPLLLLLSLGWACSGQLTVLPLEPLVEIGGSIQLNCSLDCPDGKPQWKGLDTNLGNIISTPTYTLLLITNAATTMEGTKFCIGNCQGKSYQGSTNLQVYSLPDTLQLETQPKQLVAGQPAHLRCSISKVYPPSSLTLSWYRGDQRLESPEPEEAADDEELFSYDSELEVPGEMVTEGTEFRCEVVLLLPSERRLHQDTAVTVSTKAVAEEPTTESVTGQENPRTEFLATTEKPPATDCSPTTGLLATTRNSATELTSAEGPTPEFIVTSHKPSGKPTSVHWLATTETLATESRAASQNPSAGSATTDWSPSSGLSFATENPSTGDVASTESPLPRKATSGRSPRTESVCDLLIRPVPPKGITGEALKIICEAECGENVTIKWVKTPVALSQYQEEVSKGKSTLTVDRVGLDYQGTYQCVMLSRRLQVASMNIAVSAATFSTDFAIAVGTAGSFLGLIVTAFASHRLWRRLHPPAMKSPKGNSI from the exons ATGGGACTTCTAGGCAGAAAGAGATCAGCCCCAGGCAGAGTCCATCCAGCTGGTTGGTGTTTTTTAAGAAACAGCTGCCTACAGATCTCTGTCAGAGAAGAGATTAGCTGGAGTGAAAACATTTCCATGGAGCCAactcctctcctcctgctcctcagtCTGGGCTGGGCTTGCAGCG GTCAGCTGACCGTGCTGCCCCTGGAGCCGCTGGTCGAGATTGGAGGATCCATtcagttgaactgctccttggaCTGTCCAGATGGAAAGCCCCAGTGGAAGGGGCTGGACACCAACCTGGGGAACATCATCTCCACCCCCACCTATACCCTCCTTCTCATCACCAATGCTGCCACAACCATGGAGGGCACAAAGTTCTGCATTGGGAACTGCCAAGGGAAGTCCTACCAGGGATCGACCAACCTGCAAGTGTACT ctcttccagaTACATTGCAGCTGGAAACCCAACCAAAGCAGCTGGTGGCTgggcagccagcccatctccgcTGCTCTATTAGCAAGGTGTACCCACCCAGCTCCTTGACTCTGAGCTGGTATCGGGGGGACCAGAGACTGGAGAGCCCAGAACCTGAAGAAGCGGCTGATGACGAGGAGCTGTTCAGTTATGACTCTGAGCTGGAGGTCCCAGGGGAGATGGTGACAGAGGGCACGGAGTTCAGATGTGAGGTGGTGCTCCTCTTGCCGTCAGAGAGGCGTTTACACCAGGACACAGCGGTGACTGTGAGCACAAAAG CTGTAGCAGAGGAGCCCACAACTGAGTCAGTCACTGGCCAAGAAAATCCCAGAACTGAGTTTCTGGCTACTACAGAGAAGCCCCCTGCTACTGATTGCAGCCCCACAACTGGGCTTTTGGCTACTACAAGGAACTCCGCCACAGAACTGACTTCTGCAGAGGGCCCTACCCCAGAGTTCATTGTCACATCGCACAAGCCCAGTGGCAAACCCACCTCTGTCCACTGGCTAGCGACCACAGAGACCCTGGCCACCGAGTCCAGGGCTGCTTCACAGAACCCAAGTGCAGGCTCAGCCACAACAGACTGGAGCCCCAGCAGTGGCTTGAGTTTTGCGACAGAGAATCCATCCACAGGGGATGTGGCTAGCACAGAGAGCCCCCTGCCCAGGAAAGCCACTAGTGGCCGGAGCCCCAGAACAGAGTCTGTCTGCGACCTTCTGATCAGGCCTGTCCCTCCTAAAGGGATCACCGGGGAAGCCCTGAAGATCATATGCGAGGCAGAGTGTGGTGAGAATGTTACCATCAAGTGGGTGAAAACCCCTGTGGCGCTGTCTCAGTACCAGGAGGAGGTGTCCAAGGGCAAATCCACCCTGACGGTTGACCGTGTAGGTCTCGACTACCAAGGGACTTATCAATGCGTCATGCTGAGCAGGAGACTCCAGGTGGCAAGCATGAACATCGCTGTGTCTGCTG CTACCTTCAGCACTGACTTTGCCATTGCGGTCGGGACGGCAGGCTCTTTCCTGGGCCTGATAGTCACAGCGTTTGCGTCACATCGCCTGTGGAGACGACTCCACCCACCGGCCATGAAGAGCCCTAAGGGGAACAGCATTTAG